A window from bacterium encodes these proteins:
- a CDS encoding adenylyltransferase/cytidyltransferase family protein, which yields MIIGYTTGVYDLFHIGHLNLLRNAKSMCDKLIVGVTTDELVSYKAKKAVIPFTERMEIIRSIRYVDAVIPQETMNKFEAWEKLKFDIMFVGDDWYKENKWEKMEAGFKDVGVKIVYFPYTKGTSSTLINEVLINLRKG from the coding sequence ATGATTATTGGTTACACGACTGGTGTTTACGACCTGTTCCACATTGGGCATTTAAACCTGTTGCGAAACGCAAAATCCATGTGCGATAAACTTATTGTTGGAGTTACTACTGACGAGTTGGTATCCTACAAGGCCAAAAAGGCAGTTATCCCATTTACAGAGCGCATGGAGATTATACGCAGTATTCGATATGTAGATGCTGTAATTCCACAGGAGACAATGAATAAATTTGAGGCCTGGGAGAAACTGAAGTTTGACATAATGTTTGTAGGAGATGATTGGTACAAAGAAAATAAATGGGAAAAAATGGAGGCTGGGTTTAAAGATGTTGGAGTAAAGATCGTTTATTTCCCTTATACAAAAGGAACATCATCGACCTTAATAAATGAGGTTTTAATTAATTTGAGAAAAGGATGA
- a CDS encoding CDP-glycerol glycerophosphotransferase family protein, producing MNNLFKKIIRKIGRDIITVITKCKKNRILFMQESWSGSNSYALWKLAGEDTKKKYEIILYQDSALDGKGFTHFIKKYRLISSAQLIVTTHASYKPSKRHIHLQLWHGVFVKKNGVMLDNKPDSVFKTQKDWLKVDYIMSYSETCNTFLNACMPTNSNKYIITGAPRNDFLFVSEGMSNVKKIFGEKIKDDKLVFFLPTFRDYYGKNQGNKNYNNPFGFVKFSPEGFDKFLEGNKCKIIFKPHPHEEALIISYFRDYPLKNMLILKDSDLVANSLDLYELLNASDMLITDYSSVFYDYLLFDKPIIFAPVDVDSYSAARGFLIESFENWAPGPKVFNQDTLQKEILYCLSEKDYYREKRAWMRNLHHRYKDGESSKRLWEFIERIL from the coding sequence ATGAATAATTTATTTAAAAAAATAATTAGAAAAATAGGCCGTGATATTATTACGGTTATTACAAAATGTAAGAAGAATAGAATTCTTTTTATGCAGGAATCATGGTCGGGTTCAAATAGTTATGCATTATGGAAATTAGCCGGTGAGGATACGAAAAAGAAGTATGAAATAATTCTATATCAGGATTCCGCTTTAGACGGGAAAGGTTTTACGCATTTTATTAAAAAGTATAGATTAATATCCTCTGCGCAATTGATAGTTACTACTCATGCCTCGTACAAGCCGAGCAAAAGACATATACATTTACAACTGTGGCACGGAGTATTTGTTAAAAAAAATGGAGTTATGCTGGATAATAAACCTGACAGCGTATTTAAAACTCAAAAAGACTGGCTTAAAGTTGATTATATAATGTCTTATTCAGAAACATGCAATACTTTTTTAAACGCATGTATGCCTACCAATTCAAACAAGTATATAATTACGGGGGCACCAAGGAACGACTTTCTTTTTGTTTCAGAAGGAATGTCCAATGTAAAGAAAATATTCGGTGAGAAAATAAAGGATGATAAACTTGTTTTTTTTCTGCCGACTTTTAGAGACTATTACGGTAAAAATCAGGGGAATAAAAACTATAATAATCCATTTGGTTTTGTAAAATTTTCCCCGGAGGGCTTTGATAAATTTTTAGAGGGAAACAAATGTAAAATAATTTTTAAACCGCACCCGCATGAAGAAGCTTTAATTATTAGTTATTTTCGTGATTATCCTTTAAAAAATATGCTTATACTTAAAGACTCGGATCTTGTTGCGAACAGCCTTGATTTATATGAGCTATTGAATGCGTCTGACATGTTAATAACAGATTATTCTTCTGTTTTTTATGACTATTTATTATTTGATAAACCAATAATATTCGCGCCTGTTGATGTTGATTCGTATAGTGCTGCAAGAGGATTTCTTATAGAATCGTTTGAAAATTGGGCTCCTGGGCCAAAGGTATTTAATCAAGATACACTGCAAAAGGAAATTTTATATTGTCTTTCTGAAAAAGATTACTATAGAGAGAAGCGCGCATGGATGAGAAACCTTCATCACCGTTATAAGGATGGAGAATCCTCAAAGCGGTTATGGGAATTTATTGAAAGGATTTTATGA